In a genomic window of Polycladomyces abyssicola:
- the yhfZ gene encoding GntR family transcriptional regulator YhfZ, whose product MREALLQKSAIAVMKLARELMPLKKGDKILTISDYVDKLNISRGTIQNAFSYLKKQEAVILESRGHLGTFIVEIDYKKLWELTGIGLLTGSMPLPYSKLYEGLATGLYKSFTKAGLDFSLAYVRGSKYRIRMLKKGAYSFVITSKLAAKQAMEKGEAVDICIDFGPHTYLSEHVVLFASRDKNRIENGMKVAVDSNSFDQYFITQQICRDKDIELIDMPYNQIVSAISDKRVDAGVWNLDEVKEKKLDLHYRTINDLTGETTHAVLVVSKENNGIVNILRGILDPVYVTNIQKLVVRNQMIPSY is encoded by the coding sequence ATGAGAGAGGCTTTATTGCAAAAGAGCGCGATTGCCGTCATGAAATTGGCACGGGAACTGATGCCCTTGAAAAAGGGAGATAAAATCTTAACCATCTCCGATTATGTGGATAAACTGAACATCTCAAGAGGAACCATCCAAAACGCCTTCAGTTATTTAAAAAAGCAAGAAGCGGTCATATTGGAAAGCAGAGGACATCTGGGGACGTTCATAGTTGAAATCGATTATAAGAAACTGTGGGAGCTGACGGGAATTGGTCTCTTGACCGGTTCTATGCCGCTTCCTTACTCCAAACTATATGAAGGCCTGGCAACCGGATTATATAAATCGTTTACAAAAGCTGGTTTGGATTTCAGCCTGGCCTATGTACGCGGATCGAAGTACCGCATTCGAATGTTGAAAAAAGGGGCTTACAGCTTTGTCATCACCTCCAAACTCGCCGCGAAGCAAGCGATGGAGAAGGGGGAAGCGGTTGATATTTGCATCGACTTTGGCCCGCACACGTATTTGTCCGAACACGTCGTCTTATTTGCATCACGCGATAAAAATCGCATTGAAAATGGAATGAAGGTTGCCGTTGACTCCAATTCCTTTGATCAATATTTCATTACCCAACAGATCTGCAGGGACAAAGACATAGAGCTGATCGATATGCCTTATAACCAAATTGTTAGTGCAATAAGCGATAAAAGAGTCGATGCTGGTGTCTGGAATCTGGATGAAGTGAAAGAGAAAAAGTTGGACCTTCATTACCGAACCATCAATGATTTAACAGGCGAAACGACACATGCGGTGTTAGTTGTTTCAAAAGAGAACAATGGAATTGTAAATATTTTACGAGGTATTTTAGACCCTGTTTACGTCACCAATATTCAAAAACTGGTCGTGCGAAACCAGATGATTCCCAGTTACTAA
- a CDS encoding PRD domain-containing protein, with product MDLLQQRIDLLHQSGQIDVQTKESLHNVLRLLNQQFGMDLNEETGSMMITHLAMAVSRQLEGKSIKEMNEGQYSELRDDGDFEKASHIWKAVQEVLPVPFTTAEKQYMLLHLAALLKQI from the coding sequence ATGGATCTGTTGCAGCAAAGAATTGATCTTCTGCATCAATCCGGGCAGATTGACGTTCAGACCAAAGAATCTTTACATAACGTCTTGCGCTTGCTGAACCAGCAATTTGGGATGGATCTGAACGAAGAAACCGGTTCGATGATGATCACTCATCTGGCGATGGCGGTATCCCGTCAGCTGGAAGGAAAGAGCATCAAGGAAATGAACGAGGGTCAGTATTCAGAATTGCGAGATGATGGGGATTTTGAAAAAGCGAGTCATATATGGAAGGCCGTTCAAGAAGTGCTCCCTGTTCCATTTACCACCGCTGAAAAGCAGTATATGTTACTTCATCTGGCTGCTTTATTAAAACAAATCTGA
- a CDS encoding DUF2620 domain-containing protein, with protein MKKIVVGGYLEKEKIAEMIKEIGKDQVSLEIKSDFEAAMAVKNNQADYYFGACNTGGGGALAMAIAMLGMNQCVSVSTPGKMLSDEEILQSVKDGKKAFGFTPQHAEQVIPVILNAILNG; from the coding sequence GTGAAAAAGATTGTTGTAGGTGGTTATTTGGAAAAGGAAAAGATCGCTGAGATGATCAAGGAAATCGGCAAAGATCAAGTGAGTTTGGAGATTAAGTCTGACTTCGAGGCGGCGATGGCAGTAAAAAACAACCAGGCTGATTATTATTTTGGCGCATGCAATACCGGCGGCGGAGGCGCACTTGCCATGGCCATTGCCATGCTGGGAATGAATCAATGCGTGTCCGTATCGACTCCCGGAAAGATGCTCAGCGACGAAGAGATTCTTCAAAGCGTTAAAGACGGCAAAAAAGCGTTCGGCTTTACGCCGCAACATGCAGAGCAAGTGATTCCTGTCATTTTAAATGCAATTTTAAACGGATGA
- a CDS encoding YhfT family protein, whose product MFENTELMRYFVIALIGAISAVLVNRNVAVFNDGLRPIMPEFIEGRMDRKALAATSFALSFGLVVGFGIPFSIGTNILLIHSVLLGTDIIGTWFPSSKKGFVLSGVVGALYGMGLVYGLELIVDTFKKLPVNFIPAMDAVGAPVITAFAAFPALVVAMQYGFKRGILTFILTFLTRQFFAYYGNIKMGATAVTLNADGMALLVGMSMMIFFAIRQKADPNESGANAALLSLFADRVAQIKKNIWFLAVSGGLIAAAASMLMMAGDPISLNLVKQGNLSAASMTSLARAISFVPLVATTAIVTGVYSPAGTKFVFVVGFLFPHNPLLAFIAGALTVMFEVYTLDLIAKALDKYPGMKAAGEHIRVAMNKVLEISLLVGGMMAADKIAPGLGFLFVAGIFTLNKYMKKPVDDMAVGPVAAILLGIIVNILYVVGLYVPGK is encoded by the coding sequence ATGTTTGAAAATACCGAACTCATGAGGTATTTCGTCATCGCGCTCATCGGCGCGATCTCAGCTGTTCTGGTAAACCGGAACGTTGCCGTATTTAACGACGGACTCCGGCCGATCATGCCGGAATTTATCGAAGGTCGCATGGATCGTAAAGCTCTTGCAGCCACAAGCTTTGCGCTTAGCTTCGGACTTGTCGTCGGTTTTGGGATTCCCTTTTCGATCGGTACGAATATTCTTTTGATCCATAGCGTCCTTCTTGGTACGGACATCATCGGTACCTGGTTCCCATCAAGCAAAAAAGGTTTTGTGCTTTCCGGCGTTGTCGGAGCGCTTTACGGAATGGGGCTCGTTTATGGACTGGAGCTGATTGTTGATACCTTTAAGAAATTGCCTGTCAACTTCATCCCGGCCATGGACGCTGTTGGTGCGCCTGTTATTACGGCTTTTGCCGCATTCCCCGCACTTGTTGTTGCCATGCAATACGGGTTTAAGAGAGGAATTCTGACTTTTATTCTTACGTTTTTAACACGTCAATTCTTCGCCTATTACGGAAACATAAAGATGGGAGCAACGGCCGTTACATTAAATGCTGACGGGATGGCATTGCTGGTTGGCATGTCGATGATGATCTTTTTTGCCATTCGCCAAAAAGCGGATCCGAATGAATCGGGAGCAAATGCTGCATTGTTAAGCTTGTTTGCCGACCGGGTGGCTCAAATTAAAAAGAACATCTGGTTTCTCGCGGTCAGCGGGGGGTTGATTGCCGCTGCGGCCAGTATGCTGATGATGGCTGGTGACCCCATTTCGTTAAACCTGGTAAAACAAGGGAACCTCTCGGCGGCCAGCATGACTTCATTGGCCCGGGCGATCAGCTTTGTCCCGCTGGTGGCGACGACAGCCATCGTCACAGGCGTATACAGTCCGGCGGGAACTAAATTCGTTTTTGTAGTGGGCTTCCTGTTCCCGCACAATCCTCTCCTCGCTTTCATTGCGGGTGCGCTTACTGTGATGTTCGAAGTTTACACCCTTGATTTGATTGCAAAAGCGCTTGATAAATACCCGGGCATGAAAGCAGCCGGTGAGCATATTCGCGTCGCCATGAACAAGGTGTTGGAAATTTCATTGCTTGTCGGCGGTATGATGGCTGCTGACAAAATTGCACCGGGATTAGGTTTTCTATTCGTGGCAGGGATTTTCACCTTGAACAAATATATGAAAAAGCCTGTTGATGACATGGCTGTGGGCCCGGTTGCCGCCATATTGCTGGGTATTATCGTCAATATTCTGTATGTTGTCGGTCTGTACGTCCCGGGTAAATGA
- a CDS encoding phosphotriesterase family protein yields the protein MHEHIFVDLSGVKENLDCRLDCFADTVEELKRLARQGVRNIVEVTNIGMGRNVEYMERVARESGMNLIYSTGFYKEPFYPEYVKEKTADELAAIMIGDIVNGMDGTGIKASVIGEIGSSKNVIKPTEEKVFRAAAKAHLETGKVITTHTTFGTMGLEQIRLLKEMGVDVNRVIIGHVDLSGDLEYILRLIDSGAYVQFDTIGKNNYLPDETRADILAEIAGRGLDERVMLSLDITRKSHLFNHGGIGYTYLIDHFLPMLKERGVRDQAIENMLRWNPQRILKGGIIAA from the coding sequence ATGCATGAACATATTTTTGTCGACCTGTCCGGAGTCAAAGAAAACCTTGACTGTCGGTTGGATTGCTTTGCCGATACAGTGGAGGAATTGAAGCGCCTTGCCCGGCAAGGGGTTCGCAATATTGTTGAGGTTACCAACATCGGCATGGGGCGCAATGTGGAATATATGGAGCGGGTTGCCAGGGAATCGGGAATGAATCTCATATATTCAACCGGGTTTTACAAAGAGCCTTTTTATCCGGAATACGTAAAAGAAAAAACAGCGGATGAGCTCGCTGCCATCATGATTGGAGATATCGTAAACGGCATGGATGGGACAGGTATCAAGGCAAGCGTCATCGGTGAGATCGGTTCTTCCAAAAATGTGATCAAGCCGACCGAGGAAAAAGTGTTTCGTGCTGCAGCCAAGGCCCATCTGGAGACGGGAAAAGTGATTACCACTCACACGACTTTTGGAACCATGGGGTTGGAGCAGATCCGATTATTGAAAGAGATGGGTGTAGACGTGAATCGGGTCATTATCGGTCATGTCGATTTAAGCGGTGATTTGGAGTATATCCTGCGTCTCATCGACAGCGGCGCTTACGTACAATTCGATACCATCGGTAAAAACAATTATTTGCCGGATGAAACCCGTGCCGATATCCTGGCTGAAATTGCGGGGCGCGGGCTGGATGAACGCGTGATGCTGTCTTTGGACATTACGCGTAAATCCCACTTATTCAATCACGGGGGAATCGGATATACCTATCTGATCGACCATTTCCTTCCCATGCTGAAGGAACGGGGAGTCAGGGATCAAGCGATTGAAAACATGCTTAGATGGAATCCGCAAAGAATTTTGAAAGGAGGAATCATTGCAGCATGA
- a CDS encoding aminotransferase class V-fold PLP-dependent enzyme: MKTFPLPGLTLQEAKELQFRLVDEITREFRGSEILTRGDLGVVKGLNKPRITEKVEKVLARFFRTDSCMLVRGAGTNAIRMALFSCVNPGDHILVHDAPIYPTTQTTIDLLNLQVVRADFNRTESIVETLESNPNVKAALIQYTRQKMDDRYDMKAVIETIKSNRPNLPVVTDDNYAALKVKRIGAELGADLSCFSLFKLLGPEGIGCIVGKAEYIRKLVRQNYSGGLQVQGYEALEALQGLIYAPVMLAIQAEVNERLVTRLNNKEIAGVKRAFLANAQSKVLLVEFEQEIAEKVLEEAEKLGAAPYPVGAESRYEFVPMFYRVSGTFLAAVPALEKRMIRINPMRSGEETVLRILKSAIEKAVESM; the protein is encoded by the coding sequence ATGAAGACCTTTCCGTTGCCCGGCTTGACTTTACAAGAAGCAAAAGAATTGCAATTTCGCCTCGTAGATGAAATCACCCGCGAGTTTCGCGGCAGTGAAATTTTGACGCGCGGTGATCTTGGCGTCGTCAAAGGATTAAATAAACCCAGAATCACTGAAAAAGTGGAGAAAGTATTGGCACGGTTTTTCCGCACCGATAGTTGCATGCTGGTGCGTGGTGCAGGAACCAATGCGATCCGGATGGCGCTGTTTTCTTGCGTGAATCCCGGTGACCACATCCTGGTTCATGACGCTCCGATTTACCCTACCACCCAAACGACGATCGATCTGTTGAATTTACAGGTCGTACGCGCCGATTTCAACCGGACGGAATCCATTGTAGAAACCCTGGAATCGAATCCAAATGTGAAAGCGGCTCTTATTCAATATACCAGGCAGAAAATGGATGACCGTTATGATATGAAAGCGGTGATTGAAACGATTAAATCCAACAGACCGAATCTGCCCGTCGTAACGGACGACAATTATGCCGCCCTGAAGGTGAAAAGAATCGGTGCAGAGCTGGGGGCGGATCTCTCTTGTTTTTCTTTGTTTAAATTGCTGGGTCCGGAAGGGATCGGTTGCATCGTCGGAAAAGCGGAGTATATCCGCAAACTGGTTCGACAGAATTATTCCGGGGGCTTACAAGTTCAGGGATATGAAGCATTGGAAGCGTTGCAAGGTTTGATCTATGCACCCGTTATGCTTGCGATTCAAGCGGAAGTCAATGAGCGTCTGGTTACACGTCTGAATAACAAGGAGATTGCCGGTGTGAAAAGAGCTTTTCTGGCCAATGCTCAGTCCAAAGTATTGCTGGTTGAATTTGAACAGGAAATTGCGGAAAAAGTGCTGGAGGAAGCTGAAAAACTGGGTGCGGCTCCGTATCCTGTTGGAGCTGAATCGCGGTATGAATTTGTGCCTATGTTTTATCGCGTTTCCGGAACGTTTTTGGCCGCAGTCCCCGCGTTGGAGAAGCGGATGATTCGCATTAATCCGATGCGCAGCGGTGAGGAGACGGTCTTGCGGATCCTGAAGTCTGCTATCGAAAAAGCCGTAGAGAGTATGTAG
- a CDS encoding YhfX family PLP-dependent enzyme: MFLDVTLRRNRALVDYAFELHQSGAIFPDTYVIDLDAVVENGSQMIREAQKHQVMLFVMTKQHGRNPIVTQELMKLGFHGAVVVDYKEARVLHQHQIPIGHIGHLVQIPSGYMDEVIGMNPGFITVYSVEKAREVDEACRKRGRKQNVFLRIIDDEDVLYPGQYGGFYLNELNEVIPQIRQLSHIQIAGLTSFPCFLYSDTEKDIIPTKNVATLKKAKKCLEERLGMEIPHLNLPSATCTSTIAKIRANGGTQGEPGHGLLGSTPMHAKYELIERPAMVYVSEVSHNLGKKSYCYGGGHYRRSHLENALVGKSLQSAVRVKAEMSDPHSIDYHIGLNQPLTIGDTVIMAFRSQVFVTRSDVAVVKGLSSGKPELVGIFDSLGKEIGR; this comes from the coding sequence ATGTTTCTGGATGTAACCTTGCGACGCAACAGAGCGCTTGTAGACTACGCATTCGAATTGCACCAATCCGGGGCCATTTTCCCCGATACGTACGTGATTGATCTAGATGCCGTCGTTGAAAACGGAAGCCAGATGATCCGGGAAGCACAAAAACATCAGGTCATGTTATTCGTCATGACCAAACAGCATGGCCGCAACCCGATTGTGACACAGGAACTGATGAAATTGGGATTTCACGGTGCTGTTGTTGTCGATTACAAAGAAGCGAGGGTTCTTCATCAACATCAAATTCCGATCGGGCACATCGGCCATCTTGTGCAAATTCCTTCCGGATATATGGATGAAGTGATCGGGATGAATCCGGGTTTCATCACCGTGTACAGCGTTGAAAAAGCGAGAGAAGTCGATGAGGCATGCCGGAAAAGGGGAAGAAAACAAAATGTTTTCCTTCGCATCATCGATGATGAAGATGTGTTGTATCCGGGCCAATACGGCGGTTTTTACCTGAATGAACTAAATGAAGTGATTCCCCAAATCCGGCAGTTATCTCACATTCAGATTGCCGGCCTGACCTCTTTTCCTTGCTTTCTCTACAGTGACACGGAGAAAGATATCATCCCGACCAAGAACGTTGCCACATTGAAAAAAGCAAAAAAGTGCCTGGAAGAACGATTGGGTATGGAAATTCCGCATCTGAACCTTCCATCTGCCACTTGCACAAGTACGATCGCCAAAATCCGCGCCAATGGCGGAACGCAAGGGGAACCGGGCCACGGACTTCTAGGATCGACCCCTATGCATGCGAAATATGAGCTGATTGAGCGGCCGGCCATGGTGTATGTCAGTGAAGTGTCTCATAACCTGGGTAAGAAAAGCTACTGTTATGGTGGTGGTCACTACCGCCGATCTCATCTGGAAAATGCCCTGGTCGGAAAGAGCTTGCAATCAGCGGTTCGGGTTAAAGCAGAGATGTCGGACCCGCACAGCATTGACTACCATATTGGCTTAAATCAACCTCTAACCATCGGCGATACAGTGATCATGGCTTTTCGTTCGCAAGTGTTTGTCACTCGCAGCGATGTGGCCGTGGTGAAGGGCTTATCCAGCGGAAAACCGGAACTTGTCGGAATTTTTGACAGCTTAGGTAAAGAGATTGGCAGGTGA
- a CDS encoding phosphopentomutase: MGRFIIVVLDSFGIGYMDDVPKVRPQDVDANTCKHILEARTDLYLPNLEKLGIMNALGEEVGKMRFSERAVYGSSDLMHFGGDTFYGHQEMMGTLPKKPLIQPFNEVIDEVYAALKKQGYEVEYVGDDLKILMINNCVTVGDNLETDPGQVYNITGCLDVIDFEGIATIGKVVRSAVSVSRVIAFGGKDVTIGDVLAARKEKAGKYAGIDTPQSGVYNRGYQVIHLGYGVDPEVQVPTILGKQGIPVVLLGKVADIVENPYGTSIPGVDSAWLFEQTIEQVRNMRHGFVCLNIQETDLAGHAEDVDQYADRLQISDRYLGKLMEELTEDDVLIVMADHGNDPTIGHSNHTREKVPILVYKRGLTSRTIGHRKTMSDVGATAVQYFGAGKTQNGESFLFLLRS, from the coding sequence ATGGGAAGGTTTATCATCGTAGTATTGGATAGTTTTGGAATCGGATATATGGATGACGTTCCCAAAGTCCGTCCGCAAGATGTGGATGCCAACACATGTAAGCATATTCTCGAAGCCAGGACTGATTTATACTTGCCGAATTTAGAGAAATTGGGAATCATGAACGCGCTCGGGGAAGAAGTGGGCAAAATGCGCTTTTCTGAGAGAGCTGTTTACGGCAGTTCCGATTTGATGCATTTTGGAGGCGATACCTTTTACGGCCATCAGGAAATGATGGGCACACTCCCCAAAAAACCGCTGATTCAGCCTTTTAACGAAGTGATTGATGAAGTGTACGCTGCCCTGAAAAAACAGGGATATGAAGTTGAGTATGTCGGAGATGATCTTAAAATCCTGATGATCAACAACTGCGTGACCGTTGGCGACAACCTGGAGACGGATCCCGGGCAGGTATATAATATCACGGGATGTTTGGATGTGATTGATTTTGAAGGCATCGCAACGATTGGTAAAGTGGTCCGAAGTGCGGTGAGTGTCTCCCGTGTCATTGCCTTCGGCGGCAAAGATGTCACGATCGGGGACGTGCTGGCAGCCCGGAAAGAAAAAGCGGGAAAATATGCAGGGATTGACACACCTCAATCAGGGGTATACAACAGGGGTTATCAGGTTATTCACTTGGGATATGGAGTTGATCCCGAGGTACAGGTACCCACCATCCTCGGCAAACAAGGCATCCCGGTAGTTCTGCTGGGCAAAGTGGCGGATATCGTAGAAAATCCTTATGGCACAAGCATTCCCGGTGTGGATTCGGCCTGGTTGTTTGAACAGACCATCGAACAAGTGCGCAACATGCGCCACGGTTTTGTTTGCTTAAATATCCAGGAAACGGATCTTGCCGGTCATGCCGAAGATGTGGATCAATATGCCGACCGCCTGCAAATATCTGATCGTTATCTTGGAAAGCTAATGGAAGAATTGACCGAAGATGATGTTCTGATCGTGATGGCTGACCACGGAAATGATCCGACCATCGGCCACAGCAATCATACACGGGAAAAAGTACCCATTTTGGTCTACAAAAGAGGCCTGACTTCACGTACCATCGGCCATCGTAAAACCATGTCCGATGTGGGAGCTACAGCTGTTCAATATTTCGGTGCAGGAAAAACACAGAACGGTGAATCGTTCTTATTCTTGTTACGAAGTTAA
- a CDS encoding MBL fold metallo-hydrolase has product MLGITANLMREQMTIHPALIWEEDTVILVDAGYPGQLPLFREAMEAAGVPFEKLHKVILTHQDIDHIGCLPDLLNASPQKVDVLASELEKPYIQGEKPLIKLEKVMARLNDFPQEHREGLKRVFENPPKALVDKTVADGEELPFCGGITVIHTPGHTPGHISLYHQPSKTLIAGDALAVVDGQLVGPVPQYTLDMDVAIQSLKKLAQYDIEAVICYHGGLYRENVNRRIAELADGR; this is encoded by the coding sequence ATGTTGGGAATTACGGCGAATCTGATGAGAGAGCAGATGACGATTCATCCGGCCCTGATCTGGGAAGAGGATACTGTTATCTTGGTGGATGCAGGGTATCCCGGTCAACTCCCCCTGTTTCGTGAGGCGATGGAGGCGGCCGGTGTCCCTTTTGAGAAGCTCCATAAAGTGATTCTCACGCATCAGGATATTGATCATATTGGATGTTTGCCCGATCTGCTCAATGCGTCTCCTCAAAAGGTCGATGTACTGGCGAGTGAACTGGAAAAGCCGTATATTCAGGGTGAGAAGCCTTTGATCAAACTCGAGAAGGTCATGGCCCGACTGAATGATTTCCCACAGGAACATCGTGAAGGATTAAAACGGGTGTTTGAAAATCCGCCCAAAGCTTTGGTGGACAAAACGGTGGCAGATGGAGAGGAGTTGCCGTTTTGCGGTGGAATCACCGTTATTCACACGCCGGGTCATACCCCTGGACATATCAGTCTGTATCATCAACCAAGCAAGACCCTGATCGCCGGAGATGCTCTGGCCGTCGTGGATGGTCAGTTGGTTGGACCGGTACCGCAATATACGCTGGATATGGATGTCGCCATTCAGTCGTTAAAAAAACTGGCGCAATATGATATTGAAGCGGTCATCTGCTATCACGGCGGCCTGTATCGGGAGAATGTCAATCGCCGTATTGCAGAATTGGCCGACGGTCGTTAA
- a CDS encoding MATE family efflux transporter, with protein MDSGPMWLSLLFFLIPLMLSNILQSIGGTVSSILLGRGLGEYALAAASAVFPVTFFLISFIIGLGSASSVLIGQAYGSGNTERMKATVGTSLTFAFILGLFTAVVGNLFARELLELIGTPASIIPYSIGYAHVLFTGLPFFFLYINYTTFLRGTGDAKTPFYLLLFSTILTVGLTPVFLFGWGGLPRLGVKGPALAMVVSSIITLIVTIAYLGWKRHPLALDRETIKKLRLDPQIVKLLIKIGLPTGIQMIFVSLSEVAVVTFVNRFGAHATAAYGAVIQVINYVQMPALSLGIASGIFGAQLIGAGKQARLRLLVKSAVMLNYVIGILLTGIVYMFSRSILSWFLTDPATLSVAEELLYITLWSFMIFGNMMILSGVMRSSGTVFWPTLIGIITIWGVEVPVAFLLSHTIGLRGIWMAYPIAFAFGLAAQYTYYRLFWINRQHQRFFDGPEPAGGT; from the coding sequence ATGGACTCAGGCCCGATGTGGCTGTCCCTGCTGTTCTTCCTCATCCCGCTCATGTTGAGCAACATCCTGCAATCCATCGGCGGAACGGTCAGCTCCATCCTGTTGGGACGAGGTCTCGGAGAATATGCACTTGCAGCAGCCAGTGCCGTCTTTCCGGTGACGTTTTTCCTGATCTCGTTTATCATCGGACTGGGAAGCGCCAGTTCTGTTTTGATCGGTCAAGCCTACGGGAGCGGCAATACGGAGCGGATGAAAGCGACAGTCGGGACCTCCTTGACCTTTGCCTTTATCCTGGGACTGTTCACGGCCGTAGTCGGCAACCTGTTCGCCCGCGAATTGCTGGAGCTGATCGGAACACCGGCATCCATCATCCCGTATTCGATCGGCTACGCCCATGTGTTGTTTACGGGACTCCCGTTTTTCTTCCTGTATATCAACTACACCACTTTTTTGCGCGGGACAGGAGACGCCAAAACCCCGTTTTATTTACTGCTTTTCAGCACCATACTGACCGTCGGTTTAACCCCCGTTTTCCTTTTCGGATGGGGTGGCCTGCCCCGGTTGGGTGTGAAAGGTCCCGCACTGGCCATGGTGGTATCATCCATTATTACACTGATCGTCACCATCGCCTATCTGGGATGGAAACGTCACCCGCTGGCGCTGGATCGGGAGACGATTAAAAAACTGCGACTGGATCCGCAAATCGTCAAACTGCTGATCAAAATCGGCTTGCCAACCGGAATCCAGATGATTTTCGTCTCGTTGTCCGAAGTGGCCGTCGTTACATTTGTCAACCGGTTCGGCGCCCATGCCACCGCCGCTTATGGCGCAGTCATCCAAGTGATCAATTACGTGCAAATGCCCGCGCTGAGCTTGGGGATCGCCTCCGGGATCTTCGGCGCACAACTGATCGGTGCTGGAAAACAGGCCCGACTGCGGCTCCTGGTGAAAAGCGCCGTCATGTTGAATTACGTGATTGGCATTCTGCTGACCGGGATCGTCTATATGTTCAGCCGCAGCATTTTGTCCTGGTTTTTGACCGATCCCGCAACGCTGTCGGTCGCGGAAGAACTGCTGTATATCACACTGTGGTCGTTCATGATCTTCGGCAACATGATGATCCTCTCGGGTGTGATGCGCTCGAGCGGCACCGTTTTCTGGCCGACACTGATCGGCATTATCACCATCTGGGGAGTCGAGGTGCCGGTTGCTTTTCTGTTGTCTCACACTATCGGTCTGCGTGGGATCTGGATGGCGTACCCCATTGCGTTCGCGTTTGGATTGGCAGCCCAATATACCTACTACCGCCTGTTCTGGATCAACCGCCAACATCAGCGCTTTTTTGACGGGCCGGAACCGGCGGGGGGAACGTGA
- the ruvC gene encoding crossover junction endodeoxyribonuclease RuvC, with protein MKIMGIDPGIAIVGYGVLHRQGNRLRAVEYGSIQTEAGLATATRLKQIYDACGELFQKYRPDVVAIEKLFFNRNVTTAFTVGQARGVIMLAAEEAGVPITEYTPLQVKMAVVGYGQAEKRQVQEMVRMLLSLPETPKPDDVADALAIAICEGHSSTWVNRLKQGGWKR; from the coding sequence GTGAAGATCATGGGTATCGACCCGGGCATCGCCATCGTCGGTTACGGCGTATTGCACCGTCAGGGAAATCGCCTCAGGGCTGTCGAATACGGCAGTATCCAGACAGAGGCGGGTCTGGCGACGGCGACCCGGTTGAAGCAGATTTACGACGCATGTGGAGAGTTGTTTCAAAAGTATCGTCCGGATGTGGTGGCGATCGAAAAGCTCTTTTTCAATCGCAACGTGACCACCGCCTTCACTGTCGGTCAAGCACGCGGCGTGATTATGCTGGCCGCAGAAGAGGCAGGGGTGCCGATTACGGAGTATACGCCGTTGCAGGTAAAAATGGCAGTGGTGGGTTACGGACAAGCAGAGAAGCGGCAGGTGCAGGAAATGGTACGCATGTTATTGTCCCTGCCCGAAACGCCCAAGCCGGATGATGTGGCCGATGCGCTGGCCATCGCCATCTGTGAGGGACATTCGTCCACATGGGTGAACCGGTTGAAACAGGGGGGCTGGAAACGTTGA
- the ruvA gene encoding Holliday junction branch migration protein RuvA, with protein MIEFLEGTVAYAGADYIAINVSGVGYRVFCGNPYRWEPNVQTRVYTHQVVREDAVTLYGFPTREERDLFRMLLDVSGIGPKAGLSILAAGTPRQVVQAIQQENVVFLTKLPGIGKKTAQRLILDLKDKLKKAGWVHALMQQPDDSAEGPVETPVSSGGRVGEAIEALMALGYNEEEAAWAVEEARKQWEDEPELDEWIRRALQLSMKR; from the coding sequence TTGATCGAGTTTTTGGAAGGAACCGTCGCCTACGCCGGAGCGGATTACATCGCCATCAACGTGTCGGGTGTGGGCTACCGCGTGTTTTGCGGTAATCCCTATCGCTGGGAACCCAATGTGCAGACACGGGTCTACACGCATCAGGTGGTGCGGGAGGATGCCGTTACTCTCTACGGGTTCCCGACCCGGGAGGAGCGGGATTTGTTTCGAATGTTGCTCGATGTGTCCGGGATCGGTCCCAAAGCGGGACTTTCCATATTGGCTGCAGGAACGCCGCGTCAGGTCGTGCAGGCGATCCAGCAGGAAAACGTCGTTTTTTTGACCAAACTGCCGGGGATTGGAAAAAAGACGGCGCAACGATTGATACTGGATCTGAAGGACAAATTGAAAAAAGCGGGCTGGGTCCATGCGTTGATGCAACAGCCAGACGATTCGGCAGAAGGACCGGTCGAAACGCCCGTTTCCTCCGGAGGGCGTGTGGGTGAGGCGATTGAAGCCCTGATGGCCCTCGGATATAATGAGGAAGAAGCGGCTTGGGCCGTCGAAGAAGCGCGTAAACAGTGGGAGGACGAGCCGGAGCTGGACGAGTGGATCCGGCGGGCGTTGCAACTGTCGATGAAACGATAG